From the genome of Alosa alosa isolate M-15738 ecotype Scorff River chromosome 20, AALO_Geno_1.1, whole genome shotgun sequence, one region includes:
- the lingo4a gene encoding leucine-rich repeat and immunoglobulin-like domain-containing nogo receptor-interacting protein 4a, which yields MCVEVAFWWAVCWRGLILWAVGLVSVADSLWPCPLRCDCYSEVLMVNCSWRHLASVPEGISGDSQRLDLSHNRLKALGRRQFSGLGQLRELDLSDNILTMIEVEAFLGLQNLLTLRMFRNRLKIITVGVFSGLPSLRLLDISENEILVFLDYTFRELAHLQQMEASENDLVFISQRAFVGLANLQELNIDRCNLTAIPTDALSQLSGLVRLRLKRLGITALPNNSFRRLGRLRELEVSHCPWLESLAGNSLFGLNLTSLTLSHCNLSTFPYAALHHLVYLRYLDLSYNPITSIQGKLLGDLLRLQELHLVGGSLLQVELLAFHGLAYLRLLNISSNQLVTLEEGVFHSVGNLEVLRLDENPLACDCRLLWVMRRRLRLDFDANPPTCNAPIQVQGRSFQDFTESEMPGLFTCRPPRILSRKPQEVRVEEGHTVPLLCKADGDPIPSISWLSPKHTKLSPTGRIRILPDGSLEVRYAQVHDSGTYLCVVSNAAGNDTFPVSLRVRGFPSSGRNRSASYFLDGWSLVTAPTAVNGSSQQTKPYPFDAKTLVIAVTMGFLSFLSSVAICFVFMLFWSQSKGQIKHTATIDFVPRSSGGGGGGGGGAEPSKFTMKLI from the coding sequence ATGTGTGTGGAGGTTGCTTTCTGGTGGGCGGTGTGCTGGAGAGGCCTCATCCTGTGGGCAGTGGGGCTAGTGTCAGTAGCCGACTCCCTGTGGCCCTGCCCCCTGCGCTGCGATTGCTACTCCGAGGTGCTGATGGTCAACTGCTCGTGGCGCCACCTAGCGTCCGTGCCCGAGGGAATCTCCGGAGACTCGCAGCGGCTCGACCTCTCGCATAACCGCCTCAAGGCCCTCGGCCGCCGGCAGTTCTCGGGGCTCGGGCAGCTGCGGGAGCTGGACCTGAGCGACAACATCCTGACCATGATCGAGGTGGAGGCGTTCCTGGGGCTCCAGAACCTGCTCACGCTGCGGATGTTCCGCAACCGGCTAAAGATCATCACCGTGGGGGTCTTCTCCGGGCTGCCCAGCCTGCGGCTGCTGGACATCAGCGAGAACGAGATCCTCGTCTTCCTGGACTACACCTTCCGCGAGCTGGCGCACCTACAGCAGATGGAGGCCAGCGAGAACGACCTGGTCTTCATCTCCCAGCGCGCCTTCGTTGGGCTGGCCAATCTCCAGGAGCTCAACATCGACCGCTGCAACCTGACCGCCATCCCTACGGACGCACTCTCGCAGCTGAGTGGCCTGGTCAGGCTGCGGCTCAAACGCCTGGGCATCACTGCCTTGCCCAACAACTCCTTCCGTCGCCTGGGGCGCCTGAGGGAACTCGAGGTGTCCCACTGCCCCTGGTTGGAGTCCTTGGCAGGGAATAGCCTTTTTGGCCTGAACCTGACCTCTCTAACATTGAGTCACTGTAATCTAAGTACGTTTCCCTATGCCGCCCTCCATCACCTGGTCTACCTTCGCTATCTAGACCTTTCATACAACCCCATTACCTCCATTCAAGGTAAACTACTGGGTGACCTGTTGAGGCTGCAGGAGCTGCACCTGGTTGGGGGCAGTCTGCTTCAGGTCGAGCTGCTGGCTTTCCATGGCCTCGCTTATCTCCGCCTCCTAAACATCTCCTCCAATCAGCTTGTGACGCTCGAGGAGGGGGTCTTCCATTCGGTGGGCAACCTCGAGGTCCTAAGGCTGGACGAGAACCCGTTGGCGTGCGACTGCCGTCTGCTGTGGGTGATGCGTCGCCGGCTGCGCTTGGACTTCGACGCCAACCCGCCGACCTGCAACGCACCCATCCAGGTGCAAGGAAGGTCCTTCCAGGACTTCACGGAGTCCGAGATGCCTGGACTCTTCACGTGCCGGCCGCCTCGGATCTTGAGCCGTAAGCCGCAGGAGgtgagagtggaggagggaCACACCGTGCCGTTACTCTGCAAGGCAGATGGAGACCCCATCCCCTCCATTTCCTGGCTCAGCCCCAAACACACCAAGCTCTCTCCGACGGGTCGGATACGCATTCTCCCCGATGGTTCTCTGGAGGTGCGATATGCCCAGGTGCATGACAGCGGCACTTATCTGTGCGTGGTGTCGAACGCGGCCGGAAACGACAcgtttcccgtgagcttgcgtGTCCGTGGCTTCCCGTCCTCCGGTCGCAACCGCTCCGCCTCGTACTTcctggatggatggagcctggTGACGGCAccgaccgctgtcaatggctcGTCGCAGCAGACCAAACCATACCCGTTCGACGCCAAGACGCTGGTGATCGCCGTGACCATGGGCTTCCTGTCGTTTCTCAGCTCCGTGGCCATCTGCTTCGTGTTCATGCTCTTCTGGAGTCAGAGCAAGGGCCAGATCAAGCACACCGCCACCATCGACTTTGTGCCGCGCTCCTCAGGgggtggcggtggtggcggtGGAGGTGCAGAACCCAGCAAGTTCACTATGAAGCTCATCTGA